From Juglans regia cultivar Chandler chromosome 6, Walnut 2.0, whole genome shotgun sequence, the proteins below share one genomic window:
- the LOC109012094 gene encoding uncharacterized protein LOC109012094 codes for MAETNSVDAILEFLRKNQFTRAEAALRSELNNRPDLNGFFQKLLIGDKDKGLVSAIGENGDKLVVENQGPVPLDSREVSKELIVKEIECGTARNGSDCKWKNAAPPGEWNKNNELFGMSDKSFTFLRGSEDTVLDLYSWEFNPGNCPAGTYGGSSTNCNFQELQISGQPKNRTSEVADAGKATLRTGEEITLSGEKRTSWLGSTSKANLEPKYEKIQASDPKKLDQQLKTSSTYLKENFADNPWSRREEPTNSSSDIWKDCSVKTVFPFSKGDVSTSYDNATDSDKNDGNRKSEMIDIRAAIKEQVDDVGRALYFGKSQGGSEQKTIGSLSFPLTSENQKEELPRLPPVKLKSEDKSLNVHWEEKFERDGPGAKLISVDNSLLIGSYLDVPIGQEINSTGGKRIPGGSWLSVSQGIAEDTSDLVSGFATVGDGLSESVDYPNEYWDSDEYDDDDDVGYMRQPIEDEAWFLAHEIDYPSDNEKGTGHGSVPDLQERAPTKDEDDDQSFAEEDSYFSGERYFQAKNVETVTATDDPIGLSASNMHGRTDDNDLIARYDGQLMDEEELNLMRAEPVWQGFVTQTNELIMLGDGKLLNECGRRPRLDDNCMDDEQHGSVRSIGVGISSDAADIGSEVRESLVGGSSEGDLEYFRDHDVGVGGFRYPQKKYIDRSNREKKKTTNQEANKYVIGNDKGASIQTKNRTDGGFSFPPALRDGQLEQTGSSKSLWSNNCNAIISDETEDHLNALVGSEGMLASWRRKSNDSSPVKSSRDENNAHAARSTDSTPSTVSNYGYDEREHAKREQDQKAGAVREEDPAASLEDDEAAAVQEQVRQIKAQEEEFETFNLTIVHRKNRTGFEEDKNFHVVLNSVIAGRYHVTEYLGSAAFSKAIQAHDLHTGMDVCVKIIKNNKDFFDQSLDEIKLLKYVNKHDPADKYHVLRLYDYFYYREHLLIVCELLKANLYEFHKFNREAGGEVYFTMPRLQSITIQCLEALQFLHGLGLIHCDLKPENILVKSYSRCEVKVIDLGSSCFETDQLCSYVQSRSYRAPEVILGLPYDKKIDVWSLGCILAELCTGNVLFQNDSPATLLARVIGIIDPINQSMLAKGKDTYKYFTKNHMLYERNQETNRLEYLIPKKTSLRHRLPMGDQGFIDFVAHLLEINPKKRPSALEALKHPWLSYPYEPISS; via the exons ATGGCAGAAACAAACTCAGTTGACGCGATTCTTGAATTTTTGCGAAAAAATCAGTTTACTAGAGCCGAGGCAGCTTTGAGGAGTGAGCTAAACAATCGTCCTGATTTGAATGGTTTCTTTCAGAAGCTTCTGATCGGAGACAAGGATAAGGGCTTGGTAAGTGCAATAGGGGAGAATGGGGACAAATTGGTGGTGGAAAATCAAGGTCCAGTGCCTCTGGATAGCCGTGAAGTTTCGAAGGAATTAATTGTGAAAGAGATAGAGTGTGGGACTGCTAGAAATGGGTCTGACTGCAAATGGAAGAATGCTGCTCCTCCTGGTGAGtggaataaaaataatgaattgttTGGAATGAGCGACAAGAGCTTCACTTTTCTGAGAGGTTCTGAGGACACCGTGCTTGATTTGTATTCGTGGGAGTTCAATCCTGGTAATTGTCCTGCTGGAACTTATGGTGGTAGCAGTACTAACTGTAACTTTCAGGAGCTTCAGATCTCAGGACAACCAAAGAATCGTACGAGTGAAGTTGCTGATGCTGGTAAAGCCACTCTCAGGACTGGAGAAGAGATTACTTTATCTGGTGAAAAGAGGACATCATGGCTTGGAAGTACTAGTAAAGCTAATCTGGAACCCAAGTATGAGAAAAtccaagcaagtgatcccaaaAAACTTGATCAGCAACTTAAGACTAGTAGCACATATCTCAAAGAAAACTTTGCAGATAATCCGTGGTCCAGAAGGGAGGAGCCTACAAACTCATCTTCTGATATTTGGAAAGATTGTTCCGTCAAGACTGTGTTTCCCTTTTCAAAGGGGGATGTGTCAACCAGTTATGATAATGCTACAGATTCTGACAAAAATGATGGAAATAGAAAATCAGAAATGATTGATATTAGGGCAGCAATAAAAGAACAGGTGGATGATGTGGGAAGAGCCTTGTACTTTGGTAAGTCACAAGGGGGTTCTGAGCAAAAAACCATTGGCAGTTTGAGTTTTCCTTTGACTTCTGAGAATCAGAAGGAAGAATTACCCAGGTTGCCACCTGTTAAACTGAAGTCAGAGGATAAGTCATTGAATGTTCATTGGGAGGAAAAATTTGAGCGGGATGGACCTGGTGCAAAACTTATCAGTGTGGACAACTCTCTCCTTATAGGGTCATATCTGGATGTTCCCATTGGACAAGAAATCAACTCCACAG GTGGAAAAAGGATTCCCGGAGGTAGTTGGCTATCTGTAAGTCAGGGTATTGCAGAGGATACATCTGATCTGGTGTCTGGTTTTGCCACCGTTGGTGATGGATTAAGTGAATCTGTTGACTATCCAAATGAGTATTGGGACTCTGATgagtatgatgatgatgatgatgttggaTATATGAGACAACCAATTGAGGACGAGGCCTGGTTTCTGGCTCATGAAATTGACTACCCAAGCGATAATGAAAAGGGTACAGGGCATGGCAGTGTCCCAGATCTGCAGGAGAGAGCTCCAACtaaagatgaggatgatgatcaATCTTTTGCAGAAGAGGATTCTTACTTCTCTGGCGAGCGGTACTTTCAAGCAAAAAATGTAGAAACGGTTACAGCTACAGATGATCCTATAGGGCTGTCAGCCAGTAACATGCATGGAAGGACTGATGACAATGATTTAATTGCTCGATATGATGGACAGTTGATGGATGAAGAAGAACTGAATCTGATGCGTGCAGAACCTGTCTGGCAGGGCTTTGTGACTCAAACAAATGAACTCATCATGCTAGGAGATGGGAAACTTCTGAATGAGTGTGGGAGGAGGCCGCGGCTAGATGATAATTGTATGGATGATGAACAGCATGGTTCGGTTAGATCAATTGGTGTAGGTATCAGCAGTGATGCTGCAGATATTGGCAGTGAAGTACGGGAAAGTTTGGTTGGAGGCAGTAGTGAAGGGGATCTAGAATATTTCCGTGATCATGACGTTGGGGTTGGAGGGTTTAGATATcctcaaaagaaatatattgacagatcaaacagagagaaaaagaaaactactAACCAAGAGGCAAACAAATATGTCATTGGGAATGACAAGGGAGCAAGTATACAGACAAAAAATCGTACCGATGGGGGATTTTCGTTTCCCCCAGCACTGAGGGATGGACAGTTGGAGCAGACAGGCTCTAGTAAATCTTTATGGTCAAACAACTGTAATGCCATTATCAGTGATGAAACTGAGGACCATCTTAATGCTTTGGTGGGGTCTGAAGGCATGCTTGCTTCATGGAGGCGGAAAAGCAATGATTCTTCACCGGTCAAAAGTTCCAGGGATGAAAATAATGCTCATGCTGCGAGATCCACAGATTCTACTCCCTCAACAGTCTCTAATTATGGTTATGATGAAAGAGAACATGCAAAGCGAGAACAAGACCAAAAAGCAGGTGCTGTAAGGGAAGAAGATCCAGCAGCATCACTCGAAGATGATGAGGCTGCAGCTGTGCAAGAACAAGTAAGGCAGATAAAGGCTCAGGAGGAGGAATTTGAGACCTTTAACCTCACGATTGTGCACAGAAAAAACAG AACTGGCTTTGAAGAGGACAAGAATTTCCATGTTGTTCTTAATTCAGTCATAGCTGGACGTTATCATGTTACTGAGTATCTTGGGTCCGCTGCATTCAGTAAAGCTATACAGGCACATGACCTGCACACCGGTATGGATGTATGTGTAAAAATTATTAAGAACAACAAGGATTTTTTTGATCAGAGCCTTGATGAGATAAAGCTTCTCAAGTATGTGAATAAGCATGATCCTGCTGACAAGTACCACGTTCTCCGAttgtatgattatttctattatCGA GAGCATTTGTTAATAGTATGCGAACTTCTCAAGGCAAACTTATACGAGTTTCACAAGTTTAATAGAGAAGCGGGAGGAGAGGTTTACTTCACTATGCCAAGATTGCAG TCAATTACCATTCAGTGTCTCGAGGCACTTCAGTTTCTGCATGGACTTGGCCTAATACATTGTGACTTGAAGCCCGAGAATATACTAGTGAAAAGTTACAGCAGATGTGAGGTGAAGGTTATTGATCTTGGGAGCAGTTGTTTTGAGACAGATCAACTCTGCTCCTATGTACAATCCAGGTCCTATCGTGCCCCAGAAGTTATCTTGGGACTTCCATACGATAAGAAGATAGATGTATGGTCACTTGGCTGCATCTTGGCAGAACTCTGTACTGGCAAT GTCCTCTTCCAAAATGATTCACCAGCAACATTATTAGCTCGGGTAATTGGAATTATAGATCCCATAAATCAAAGCATGCTTGCCAAAGGAAAGGACACGTacaaatattttaccaaaaatcaCATGCTGTATGAACGGAATCAG GAAACGAACAGGTTGGAATACCTGATACCCAAAAAGACATCCTTAAGGCACCGATTACCAATGGGGGACCAAGGCTTCATTGATTTTGTTGCTCATCTACTTGAGATAAACCCAAAAAAGCGCCCTTCTGCCTTGGAGGCTTTGAAGCACCCATGGCTATCATATCCATATGAACCCATATCATCTTGA
- the LOC118348676 gene encoding uncharacterized protein LOC118348676 — MAEGMTFECMQEFVMVAKQIWWRRNDFIFNQRFRHPNQVTMVANENIRMMKDLEMQKNESSTSINSNSVIWQPPPFLFYKLNWDAAVDKIRAKVGIGIVVRDCEGRIIATMRRKQSLLPLPALAEAFGALLAVNFALDLGLTKTIFEGDSLQTVQALKQEEDQLSSFGMYVSEAKMKLSNFESWNVTHIKRSGNVMAHVLAQDALVISDVIVTMEDIPLCISDLI, encoded by the coding sequence ATGGCAGAAGGAATGACTTTTGAGTGCATGCAGGAATTTGTTATGGTTGCTAAGCAGATTTGGTGGAggagaaatgattttatttttaatcaaagatTTAGACACCCTAATCAAGTTACCATGGTTGCAAATGAAAACATTAGAATGATGAAGGACTTGGAAATGCAGAAAAATGAGTCATCAACTTCTATTAACAGCAATTCAGTTATTTGGCAACcacctccttttcttttttacaagcttaattgggatgcagctgtgGACAAAATCCGAGCTAAAGTTGGTATTGGCATAGTAGTTAGAGATTGTGAAGGAAGAATAATAGCAActatgagaagaaaacaaagccTCCTTCCCCTCCCTGCTCTGGCTGAAGCTTTTGGGGCTCTCTTAGCAGTGAATTTTGCACTGGATCTCGGTTTAACAAAGACTATCTTCGAAGGAGATTCTCTTCAAACAGTCCAAGCTTTGAAGCAAGAGGAAGATCAACTGTCTAGCTTTGGCATGTACGTCTCTGAAGCTAAGATGAAACTTAGTAATTTCGAATCTTGGAATGTTACTCATATCAAAAGAAGTGGAAATGTGATGGCTCATGTTTTGGCACAAGATGCTTTAGTCATTTCTGATGTAATTGTTACTATGGAGGATATTCCTCTATGTATTTCAGATCTGATTTAA